The window CAGCAGAGTCATTAAGGTGGAGATGCTACTGAACCAACCTTTCTGAAGCTCTGCTTGAAGTTGTCGGACAGAAAGCCATAGAGCAGCGGGTTTGCACAGGAGTTGCCGTAAGACAGTATGACGGCAAAGAAGTAGATGCCAGCGGTGATGCTGGACTCAGGGATGATGACCACCAGGTTGACCatgttgatgatgaagaatggCAGCCAGCAGAGCACAAAGACCACCACGATGACTACAACCATCCGAGTCACCTTCTGCTCTGAACGCCTGCGTTTGGTGAAGCCAACTCGAGCGCTGGAGGACTTCACCTGCAAGGCAAACACACCAGAAGTGTTTGAGACACTTCAATGAGCAAAGAATGAATTTATCCAGGAGTCGTCAGTCTCTCGCTCACCTTAACAACAATGAGGAGGTAACAGAGGCAGATGATGAGCAGAGGTCCAACAAAGCCCACCATGGCTGTGTAGATGATGAAGGCTGTGGACCACACGTTATTTGGTTCTGGCCAGATCATGTTGCAGGAGTTAAATGTGTCCTAGAAGTAGATTGTGAATGACATAAATTATTAACCATTTAAAGGCAACAACATATGCACCTTTGCATTGTTttatgctgccatgtgggtctctgtgcctctgtaaacactccaAGTATTAATAAAACCACCCATCTGGTTTCAAtctgtgtttggttttaggaaataTGCACCTAAAAAAAGCCAAGTCAAAagtcccatttgtgatgtcacatatggagaaattagaatagaaccacctttTGTGTGCTAAAAAGATCTGCTACTGAAGgaactctactctgagcccctggaTCTCATAGCTTCTCAACTTATAGTAGCCTAAGTGGGCAATAGGTGAGTGTGGCCAGCTTGAGCTTTTCAAAGGGGTTGGAATGAAGGCAGCTGAACTTCTTAAGTTTCATTCGAACCCCTTTGGATTCCCATGACCTGCGAGAGCTTTCGCCAGCACCAGCTTGTTTTCTGAAACAGCtccttctggaaggtactgaaactgtcaaaagtaaaactgctgaaattgcttcatTTGAGAGGGACTTAGTGGAAATAACTTCACAAACCTGTTTTGTAATGACCATATAATTACAACTTAAGACAAAAGGTCATAAAATGACCCATTCAAAGCCAAAATAAAATAACAGTTTGTGAAATCATTGACTACTATGTTAATGAACTATCATAatagtttgttttattatattaaGTAATTATTCAGTGACACAAACGTGGCTGCATATTACTGGAGGACTAGAGCAGCTGAAAATaaaaagaattctgactttaatttcAGAATTTAAATTTTTCCTCAGAAGTCAAAATCAGacttttgagaaaaaaaggtcagaagtcttttttttttttttttgtccagtgGACCAATCCTCCTCCGTATAGATGGTACCTGGACATCAGAGAAGATGACCACCGGCAGGACCACAACGAAGGACACAGCCCAGACCGCTGCGCTCACCACCTTGGCCACGCGGGGGTGTCTCCACTTGGTGCTGCGGATCGGATGGACTACCGCCAGATAACGATCCATGGACATGACGGTGAGACAGAAGATGGACGTGAACTGGTTCATGGAGTCTGCGGTCATGACCACGCGGCAGAGAAAGGAACCGAAGGGCCAATAAGAGAGGACATTCTGCGTGGTGAGGAAGGGCAGCCCGAGGATGTAGAGCTCGTCGGCCACGGCCAGGTTCAGGATGTAGATGTTGGTGACGGTTTTCATCTTGGCGTAGCGCAGAACCACGTAGATGACCAACGTGTTTCCGGTAAGACCCACCAAGAAGACGGTGAAGGAGATGACCGCGGTCATCAGGGTGCTGCTGCCCTGAAAGGGGACGCTCTGAGCGGACACGTTGGAGATGTTCGACAGGTGAGGgtaaaaaaacagaaaaggtgGACCAGTGAGTCCAGAGGAGTTGAGTTCTGATGGCAGGGGAGACCAGTTCAGGTCCAGAAGATCCATTATGTATAGTCCACATGCAGGTGTTGTTCCTCTGGGTTTGGAATTACTTCTTTACGCGCTTACTTTGGAATGAAAAGTCCGCAGCTCGATGAGAAAGTTGAACAGATTTTATATTtatcaataaacaaacaaaataaataaacaataattgaAGCTCAGAACTTAGAATAACATATTTATGCCACCTCCTGAAAACGCATGATCTCCAAAAGGATCCAATGTTGCGCGCAAGCACAGCTTCACATTTAATAATCAAACTCCAGGCTGATGACCCATTTTTAGACCCACTTAACTTTTATTAACACTTATTATTAAAATGCTTTATTATTTTTTCCTACACCAAGTTCGCACACCAAAGCTTTGCGCGCGTCAAGCATGGCACAGCTTTTACGCACAGATGACCCTCCCACGGTAATAACTTAGAAATGTAGCATACAGAAATGTTTCACACATTATACAACTGGATGACGTTTAACTTTTCGTGATCAGAGAAAACATCAATAAATCAAATCAAGATTAGGCTTACTCTGACAAGAGGTGAAAAGTCCAAATGGTTAGTTACAAACAAGCTGATCCCCGTTTGGACACCAGGTTGTAAAATCTTTTTATTTCGTCCATAAACAGACGGAAATTGCTGGGATGTGgtcgctgtccgtggtgctgagcaGCTAAACGTGTCACCAGCAGGTCTGCTGGTTTTCTCGTCTTCGTGCCCAAATGATTCCTCTCTGCTGATATGatttggagagagagagagagagagagagagagagagagagagagagagagagagagagagagagagagagagagagagagagagagagagagagagagagagagagagagagagagagagagagagagagagagagagagagagagagagagagagagagagagagaggtcccAGTACGGTAATTGTGTTGCCAAAACTCATCATTTAAATAGTTTATTTACTTTACATAAACAAAATGCAGTAAACAAAATCCAAGACGATGTTCAAATGAGATTTACAAAGGTTATTTTATTTTTAGATCGTCCCATCCTCATCAAACCACTTgtccttaaagagacaatgtgtagtttgtcataatctctggaaacagccagattattaaaaattaattaaaagttgtccagttgttgaaaaatgttagtCTCTTTGTTACATATAACAATAAAaagtgggtctaaaatacatgggagcaggtctaagtctctaggCAATGCCATATTGGAcactgtttccttctacgggagcccatgaggacaaaatgctatTACAAAAATTTTGCCAATCATAAACGTTGTTTcacacctcttcactcattgtcaTTTTGCTACAGGCTGAACGATCTGATGAAGTACTTTGACAACCCTGTGGCTgacaaggaaatctgtttcagtgttaCGGTAATGTCCATCCTTGATTGAGATGTTagtctgttttgtgattatttcactgtaaaatttgtTTTAATTGCACCGTTAATAAGACAATAGAAAAGTTTGATTGTTTTCAGGCAGCAAGTTTTAAATTTAACCGCTTATGGCAATAAAAGCTAAAAATTAATTACCTTGAGAATTTTACAATGTTCTCAGTGCTTCTCTGTAAAATTATTATTACAACATTAAAACATGCCAGCCGAGTGTCCATTACCAGATTTTACAGGCTTGATATTCAGACGGCATGAGACGAGACCTTGAAGTTATTTGCCTTTGGTTTGATTCTGACTCAGTCTTTGTGCAGACTACTGCTCTAGTGATGCAGCACAACTGATAAATGAAAACGAGTTTGGGTACAAATTGGTGGCACTCATAAATTTAGAAAAATTTCAAACAAATTTGGCCTTTTAGCTACAGCTTTTTCACTTTTTACTCCCTCCAGGGctttttaaaattatatttaacagacacacacacacacacacacacacacacacacacatacacgcacgcacgcacacacacacacacacacacacacacacacacacagataaggaGAATTGGAGTTAAgttaatgtgtgaatgactgtccatgtgtgtccctgtgatagaCAGGTGACCTGTCCCTTGTGTCCCTTGCCAATTGGACAATACCTGCTTAAGTTAGtttagttggatggatggatatacatatatacacatatatacatacatatatatatatgtgtgtatatatacatacatatatatatatatatgtgtgtatatatatatatatatatatatatatatataaacatgatTTCATGCCATCAGAACTAAAGACGTGACCACAGTAAATGTTAAAATAACTGCTAAGTAATCCAAAGAACTCAATGTTTCCCAGTGCTGCAGATCTCCTGGTCCTTTCATCTTCACAAGATGATGTGGTGGCTCTGTTGTCATGGAAGAATGGATTACACATTTATCAACTATCAAGCAATAAGGTGGGCAGCAGAAAAAAACAAGGTTACAGAACACCTAGATATCATCTCTCTGCATCTTACTGGTCTGAATGCAGCTCATAACCGACTCTGATGCTTTGGCAGCTGCTGGATACGAGATATGAAAGAAAGATGACTCTGAAATATGGGAAACAGAGAAGTGATTATCTTTGACTCCTTGCTGTTGCATAAAACCATGAATTTGACTGTTTGTAAAGGCAACAAAGGtgtgtacacacatgcacacacacacacgtaacacagTTTGTAATCAGGACTGTTTTGCAGCCATCCCCACTCCTCTTCTCCACATCATTATTTATCTGTTACTCTCAGCTGAGAGAATTTATCAGGAAGGTTTCAGCCCATCCTTCTCTCAGCTCACACACCTGCTGCATCTCTTCCAACCTTAATCGTCTCCGTTCTTTCGTCTAAAGCATTTATAGTTTTGAAACTCATCCTCTTCTCTAAAGCTGTTGACTTTTTGTTTATTGACGTAGGGAATAAAACAATCACACAACACAAATGCTCCACAGCCACAAGAGGATCGAGGACAAGATGTTAATGATGGAAAGTACATGTCCCAGATAATCAAAAACATCTTTTCACTTTCACCCAAAAAGCAGCAAGGGGAAATGTTGGTAAACCAGTAATAAAAGGAGGAAGAGACAGATTTTGATTTAGACATTTTAATGTGACACACAGATTGCAGTACAGTTCTTTTTTAAAAGACTCATTCACAGAAATATGAAAAATCATTAAGTGATTGGAAGAATGGTTTTCATATGTGTGAAACCTGAGTTGATACCCAATGCAGATGATACCCAGGTATACATCCTCTGTAACAGAGGCCACCATCAATCACTGAAATCTCTCTCTGAATGTCTTGGTGAGGTTAGACAATGGATGTTCTTTAACTTCCTTCTTTTCAATGAAAAGAAGACGGAGATTCTGGTTTCTGGTCCTAGTGATTCATCTGGAGACTGTGAAGCTGACTTTGGTCTACTTGCCCATTTTTTAAAACATAATGTGACATCCCTGGGTGTTGTATTGGGCAGGGATCTTATTTTGGACTGGCAAATCAGTGCAGTGACTAAATCTAGTATCTATCAACTGAGCAAGAGGTAAAGAACTTGCTATCAAAGCAAGAGTTTGAGgcagtaattcatgcttttatttcatcAAGACTTGATTACTGTAATTTATTGTACTTGGGTGTTTCCAAGTCTCATCTCTCGTTATCAGTTGGTACTCACTGGGATGAGAAGGATGGAGCATTTGACTCCCGTTTTGGATTCACTGCACTGGTCAcctgttcattttagaatccagtTTAAGGTCTTTTTAAGGGCATCCAAGTCTCTGCACGGTCTTGCTCTCTGAGCTATTGGTTCTTCGCTTCCCTTCACGGTGTTAGAGGTTAGCTGTACAAAAAGAGATATGTGATTTAAGGTTAGGGTTTGTGATAGGGGTAAATATGTTGGATGCATtggtcttttgtttttaaatcagaacTTATGATTCAGCAATGCAATGcacagctacaggctaaactctcccagagttatcaCCAGGACCAATTTGGTATGCCACCCCAAAATCTTTACTGGTCCCCGTTAAGAAAATCTTCTGGGGGCGCTACTGTCTACaccacgtgtcagacacaaggtccgcggagcatttttatgtggcccctgagataaatatcaaaaatatattaaaactgacccgctggccaatttcaccgcaaagactacaactcccatgatgctttgcggtgttagcatggagccgaagcgccccctcctttgtgttttttccagcgtctgctgccggtctgcagctccgctgtctcggacaaactaaacactcctcttgtcatgtacctgggcagaggtgagtcacaccatctcaCTCTAATCAGTAttgagctgattttccacagGTGGGGtgcagagggagcggcagctgcaggagatttccaaatcagggacgcgggtttaaaaggaggatggagacacctcactatgccggatgattgcaccagtttaggatcCTCACACCACCTGCTCCACCCTTGCTGTCTACGAACTCTGGATTCCATACaccacatcccatcctcctccgttgttcctgtttggtttccctctgctacctcacccatcccggatcgctcaccctctgcccagcgctcacctcggcttctcctcctctctcGTTCATCCCGAACGCTACACGGACTTGAGCTGCACCGCTCACTCCCACAGGACTttccctgtgctatttttgttcCCGTTTTCATAATAAAGAACTTTACTTTACCTAATCTGCCCGATGAgaaatgattctgcatgtcttgggttaggcacttacctcgagtcatgacagaatcatctggccaaCAATCTAACCCAGCGGAATCTGCACTCGCTGATCTGGCTATCCGGATGTCACAGCAGGAGCAAACGCTTCCCGTCCTTATGAAGCAGCTTAACATCGCCAACCAGCGTTACCAACGCTTGGAGaccaccctccagcagcttcaTGAGCAACTCTCCTTTCCAGCCTTTGCTTCAGTCCTTGCTCCAGCGACAACCACCGCTCTGGCGTCCGGAACGGAACCACCTGCTCACGCCTTGGGAGGAATGGTTCCACCCGGACCGGAAGTGCTTGGTCCTCCGGAAGTCACCCACTTCCGCTCGGCTCCACCTCGGCAATGTCCGACCTTCTCTGGTGAGTTCGAGGACTGTTTTGGGTTCTTGCTTCATTGCCGCCTCGCGTTTGAAGACTCTCTGACATCTTTTCCAACAGACTCTATGAAGATCTCTTTTATTGTGGGACTACTGAGAGGCAAGGCACTTAGGTGGGCGGAGGCCAAGAGCAGAAATCCTAGTTTCCTGTCTGGTTCATACTCTGATTTCCTGAAGGATTTTAAACTGACTTTTTGTAACTCTGAAACCACCActgacatcagaaagagactgttgCACCTCTCGCAGGGACGGAGGACAGTGGCGGACTTGTCCCTGGAATTTAGGACCCTGGCTGCGATGATGTCATGGGGGGATGATGCACTTAAGGCGGCCTTCATCGAGGCTTTGAATGACCGGATTAAgaaccagctggctctgtgcccCGAGCCACCCACTTTGGATGGATTGAGTTCGTTGTCCATTTCTATTGACAAGAGACATCGGGAGCTACAGAAGTCATCAGCAAGGGACCTGTCACCACCGCCTGTTCATCGCTCATCCCATAGGTCTCCTCCTCCAGAATCACCTGAGGAGCCTATGCAGGTGGGACGAGCTCACCTGACACCCGAGGAACGCAAACACCGCTACAGTAAGGGCCTGTGCTTGTACCGTGGTCAACCAGGACACATTGTACAGACCTGCCCAGCAGCGTTAAAAGGACGTTCCCACCAGTAGGCccgggagttctggtgggcagCCATTTGGGTAACAAAACCTCCCGTTTTATCATTGACTGTCTTGTGACTTTTAATAGCCGTCGTCACCAGACAACTGCTTTAGTGGACTCTGGAAGTGAACAGTCGCTGGTGGATCCTCAACTAGTGTGTGAGTGGGGACTAACCACAGAACTGCTTCCGGAGCCATTATCTGTTTCCTCTCTGGATGGGAGGTCTCTGTCCACCATCACACGCCGGGCCCTACCACTCCAGCTCCAGGCCTCAGGTAACCACACGGAGACGATCTCACTATTTGTGTTTCCCTCCTCGCAGAACCAAGTAGTGCTGGGTCATTCTTGGCTTAGGGTACACAACCCACAGTTGGACTGGAGAGCCAACCGTATCAAGACCTGGAGTCCGGAGTGCCATTTGACCTGTTTAACCTCTGCCTCGTCTGGACCTAAGGACTCTGTAAAGACTCTAATGGAGCCGCCCGATCTCACCCAGGTACCCCGTCAATACCATGACTTACAGCAGGTGTTCAGCAGAGACCAAGCAGCCACGTTACCACCTTATTGCCCTTTCGATATTGGCATTGACCTGTTGCCGGGGGCTCCACTCCCAACCAGCCGCCTCTACAGCCTGTCCAAGCCTGAACAGGACTGTATGAGGACCTACATCACCGAGGCCCTGACCAACGGCATAATCAGACCATCCACCTCGCCCCTGGGAGCCGTTTTTTTCTTTGTGGCAAAGAAGGATGGGTCGCTTCGCCCTTGTATTGATTACCAGGGCTTAAACCAGATCACAGTCAAGGACAAGTACCCGATTCCTCTACTCTCGTCCACCTTTGAGCCGGTTCAAGCTGCCACCATTTTTACTCGGCTGGTCAGAGTCCGCCAAggtgatgaatggaagactgcttttaagaCACCCCTGGGGCACTTTGAATATTTAGTAATGCCTTTTGGGCTCACGAATGCTCCAGCTGTGTTTCAAAAACTTGTGAAGTCTGTACTGGGGAACTACATTAATGACTTTGTGACTGTCTATCTTGATGATATTTTGATTTTCTCCAGGTCCAttgcacagcaccagaaacatg is drawn from Nothobranchius furzeri strain GRZ-AD chromosome 4, NfurGRZ-RIMD1, whole genome shotgun sequence and contains these coding sequences:
- the LOC107390266 gene encoding LOW QUALITY PROTEIN: somatostatin-like receptor F_48D10.1 (The sequence of the model RefSeq protein was modified relative to this genomic sequence to represent the inferred CDS: inserted 1 base in 1 codon) encodes the protein MDLLDLNWSPLPSELNSSGLTGPPFLFFYPHLSNISNVSAQSVPFQGSSTLMTAVISFTVFLVGLTGNTLVIYVVLRYAKMKTVTNIYILNLAVADELYILGLPFLTTQNVLSYWPFGSFLCRVVMTADSMNQFTSIFCLTVMSMDRYLAVVHPIRSTKWRHPRVAKVVSAAVWAVSFVVVLPVVIFSDVQDTFNSCNMIWPEPNNVWSTAFIIYTAMVGFVGPLLIICLCYLLIVVKVKSSSARVGFTKRRRSEQKVTRMVVVIVVVFVLCWLPFFIINMVNLVVIIPESSITAGIYFFAVILSYGNSCANPLLYGFLSDNFKQSFRKVLCVRSMRCAANGVDDGEPSAPRTEKTTAQDCILLSPRNKVCNDPQSSQVSPHPTGSXRSQTTGHLNRSTPTYQLPSSLPEATMFNATLTFKMTASDPPTTTAVTTSSAAPADLQDQ